In the Pseudoalteromonas undina genome, one interval contains:
- a CDS encoding methyl-accepting chemotaxis protein: MASGFSFKNLSITKKIHAITSIAIIAFLVIVLVNYFAMNENRISLDEMEKSSYKVAKLTLANVSILEKLDELYTQAVTFGEQDLVTKASETYLQLIMNIDAIETINASYINSDTKTRLTNYEKISATIANGMVNGTADFSKIQQQAQLKTSLYEAVLTSFKSAQQKADDRFFQLVANTKARSDDALNLMLVVAVVSLTLLLLMAIWIARNIGSSASDAANNLSLLASGKGSLSTKLAVNSEDEIGQVSINFNAFISLLRETVLEVIAVCEPLMENSTRLVQGMERAERATTKQTTDADVVKQSMEEMKQSVGDISQSAASASNAVQTAEKEVDQSRAQVKMSVNASRTLSDEINIAANTINKLADDTKNVSQILNVITSIAEQTNLLALNAAIEAARAGEHGRGFAVVADEVRELASRTAQSTNEIRELLSTLSVAANESVTAMTSARDMATDNASAAEQTGVSIEKIAEQILEINGMNSQIAAATEEQTSVAAMVVDNVSNMHVSFEDTMSSLKAVRDVAKNLHYLSDNLLDATAKFKIDE, translated from the coding sequence ATGGCTTCAGGTTTCTCTTTTAAAAACCTCAGCATTACTAAAAAAATACATGCAATTACATCTATAGCGATAATCGCATTTTTAGTAATTGTTTTGGTTAATTACTTTGCTATGAACGAAAATCGCATATCACTTGATGAAATGGAGAAATCTTCTTATAAAGTTGCCAAATTAACCTTGGCTAATGTAAGCATTTTAGAAAAGTTAGATGAGTTATATACTCAGGCTGTAACGTTTGGCGAGCAAGATTTAGTAACAAAAGCGAGTGAAACTTACCTGCAGCTCATCATGAATATAGACGCAATAGAAACAATTAATGCATCTTATATTAATAGCGACACAAAAACGCGACTGACTAATTATGAGAAAATATCTGCAACGATTGCCAACGGTATGGTTAATGGCACGGCTGATTTTAGTAAAATACAACAACAGGCTCAGCTTAAAACAAGCCTTTATGAAGCTGTTTTAACTAGCTTTAAAAGTGCGCAGCAAAAAGCAGATGATCGCTTCTTCCAGCTTGTTGCTAATACAAAAGCACGCTCAGATGATGCACTTAACTTAATGCTGGTTGTTGCGGTTGTATCATTAACACTGTTATTGCTTATGGCTATTTGGATTGCACGTAATATTGGTTCATCAGCCAGTGATGCCGCTAATAACCTGAGTCTTTTAGCAAGTGGTAAAGGGTCATTAAGTACAAAGCTTGCCGTTAACTCTGAAGATGAAATAGGTCAGGTATCAATAAACTTTAATGCATTCATTAGCTTGCTTAGAGAAACCGTTTTAGAAGTCATCGCGGTATGTGAACCGTTAATGGAAAACTCAACCCGTCTTGTACAGGGGATGGAGCGAGCTGAGCGAGCAACCACTAAGCAAACTACCGATGCCGATGTTGTTAAACAGTCTATGGAAGAGATGAAGCAAAGTGTTGGCGATATTTCACAATCAGCAGCAAGCGCATCTAATGCCGTGCAAACAGCAGAAAAAGAAGTAGATCAAAGCCGTGCTCAAGTAAAAATGTCTGTTAACGCATCGCGCACTCTAAGCGATGAAATTAATATAGCGGCCAACACCATTAATAAGTTAGCCGATGACACTAAAAATGTATCGCAAATACTAAATGTAATTACATCCATTGCCGAGCAAACAAACTTATTAGCCCTAAATGCCGCAATAGAAGCTGCACGCGCGGGTGAACATGGACGAGGCTTTGCTGTGGTTGCTGATGAAGTCCGTGAGCTTGCATCACGCACTGCACAGTCAACCAATGAAATTCGTGAGTTATTAAGTACCCTAAGTGTCGCAGCCAATGAATCTGTGACGGCTATGACCTCTGCAAGAGATATGGCAACCGATAATGCCAGTGCAGCAGAGCAAACCGGTGTTTCGATTGAAAAAATAGCCGAGCAAATACTAGAAATTAATGGTATGAACTCGCAAATTGCAGCAGCAACTGAAGAGCAAACCTCAGTAGCCGCAATGGTTGTAGACAACGTATCTAATATGCATGTTTCATTCGAAGATACGATGAGCTCACTCAAAGCCGTAAGAGATGTGGCTAAAAACTTACATTACCTTTCAGATAACTTATTAGATGCAACTGCTAAGTTTAAAATTGATGAGTAG
- the secG gene encoding preprotein translocase subunit SecG → MYEILLVVYLIVALALVGMVLIQQGKGADMGSSFGAGASSTVFGSSGAGNFMTKTTTTLATIFFVLSIVLGNLTAGQIKKTDEWENLEAAPAVETVTPVEEDVPVTSTKEQSSDVPN, encoded by the coding sequence ATGTACGAAATTTTATTAGTAGTGTATTTAATTGTAGCTTTAGCGCTTGTTGGTATGGTTTTGATCCAGCAAGGTAAAGGTGCTGACATGGGCTCATCATTTGGTGCAGGCGCATCGTCTACTGTTTTTGGTTCTTCGGGAGCCGGTAACTTTATGACGAAAACGACAACAACTCTGGCAACTATCTTTTTTGTGTTAAGTATTGTTTTAGGTAACCTGACTGCCGGTCAAATCAAAAAGACTGACGAATGGGAAAACTTAGAAGCGGCTCCAGCTGTTGAAACTGTAACACCAGTTGAAGAAGATGTTCCAGTAACATCAACTAAAGAGCAAAGCTCTGACGTACCAAATTAA
- a CDS encoding LuxR C-terminal-related transcriptional regulator: MTKKQTTQSANMLFNNTPYNPLFFTTLNSDILLVSYSALNTLTNYELLSHFIQINNYQGLVIFNIPKDTDVISLKEWPNLKGLFYQDTNEELFNRGLDAITQGELWFPRTISDIWMRQMLDTEQKNALQTSNLTDKEIKVLNLLFSGLHSSAIADSLFISEATVRVHLHKIYKKIAVKNKQQAIRWCQDNLKNINTRS, from the coding sequence ATGACAAAAAAACAGACCACGCAATCAGCAAACATGCTTTTTAATAACACCCCCTACAATCCGTTATTTTTTACAACATTAAATAGCGACATATTGTTAGTCAGCTATTCAGCACTCAATACGCTTACAAATTACGAACTTCTGAGCCATTTTATACAAATCAATAATTATCAGGGATTGGTTATTTTTAATATTCCTAAAGATACTGATGTTATTTCACTAAAAGAATGGCCAAACTTAAAAGGTCTTTTTTATCAAGACACCAATGAAGAGCTATTCAACAGGGGGTTAGATGCAATTACACAAGGAGAATTGTGGTTTCCACGCACAATCAGTGATATTTGGATGCGCCAAATGCTCGATACAGAGCAAAAAAATGCTTTGCAAACAAGTAACCTAACCGATAAAGAAATTAAAGTGCTTAACCTACTCTTTAGTGGTCTTCATTCCAGTGCTATTGCTGATAGTTTATTTATAAGTGAAGCTACGGTTAGAGTACACTTACATAAAATTTATAAAAAAATAGCGGTCAAAAATAAACAGCAGGCAATTCGTTGGTGCCAAGATAACCTAAAAAATATAAATACGCGCTCATAA
- a CDS encoding porin, with amino-acid sequence MKKLSVAVAICCALATSNASAEVRINGFASIVGGKSLDSDQTLYGYDDDISFKNESVFALQLTADLQEKLSATAQIVARGENDFDADFEWAYLTYEISDELQISAGKMRAPFYRYSDFLDVGYTYRWVRPPQSVYNLPFSTYEGLSLLHTTQLGDWDSTLQVIYGSFDDNIAVVSVNGDTELNDIAGLNWTLSYDWFSARAAYFVAETSIEIENDTAEGMALNGLEQALRNSGFVDQANSIAIDEDDGAFLALGFSIDYNNILFDAEYTQFEVDNSALAKQTQYYTSLGYRMDDWLVHLTYENNDDEHDSNRYNALPNVPPLNAGLNQVLEGSKAKSNVYTIGARYDFHPMAAFKVDFSRLKDDISNTETDVVAVGVDLVF; translated from the coding sequence ATGAAAAAACTATCTGTAGCAGTAGCAATTTGTTGCGCACTTGCCACAAGTAACGCGAGTGCTGAAGTTCGTATTAATGGGTTTGCTTCTATTGTCGGTGGTAAGTCGCTCGATAGTGATCAAACGTTATATGGATATGATGATGATATTTCATTTAAAAATGAAAGCGTGTTTGCTCTTCAGCTAACCGCTGACCTGCAAGAGAAGCTATCCGCTACAGCGCAGATAGTGGCTCGCGGCGAAAATGATTTTGACGCCGACTTTGAATGGGCATACTTAACTTATGAGATATCTGACGAATTACAAATCAGTGCTGGTAAAATGCGTGCACCTTTTTATCGCTACTCTGACTTTTTAGATGTTGGCTATACCTACCGCTGGGTGCGCCCACCTCAGTCTGTATATAACTTACCGTTTTCAACCTATGAAGGCCTAAGCTTATTACATACAACTCAACTTGGTGATTGGGACTCTACTCTTCAGGTTATTTACGGCAGCTTCGATGATAACATTGCCGTAGTATCTGTTAACGGTGATACCGAGCTTAACGACATTGCAGGGTTAAACTGGACATTGAGTTACGATTGGTTCAGTGCTCGCGCTGCTTACTTTGTTGCTGAAACAAGTATTGAGATTGAAAATGATACGGCCGAAGGTATGGCGCTTAATGGCTTAGAACAAGCCCTTCGTAACTCAGGTTTTGTTGATCAAGCAAACAGTATTGCTATTGACGAAGACGATGGTGCATTTTTAGCACTTGGCTTTTCAATTGATTACAACAATATCTTGTTCGACGCTGAATACACACAGTTTGAAGTAGATAACAGTGCGCTCGCTAAGCAAACTCAATATTACACATCTTTAGGCTACCGTATGGACGACTGGCTTGTTCATTTAACCTATGAAAACAACGATGATGAGCATGATAGTAATCGTTATAATGCACTACCAAATGTACCGCCGTTAAATGCTGGGCTTAACCAAGTTTTGGAAGGCTCTAAAGCTAAGAGTAATGTATACACGATTGGTGCTCGTTATGACTTCCACCCAATGGCTGCCTTTAAAGTAGACTTTAGCCGCCTAAAAGATGATATCTCAAATACTGAAACTGACGTAGTTGCCGTTGGCGTTGATTTAGTATTTTAA
- the tpiA gene encoding triose-phosphate isomerase, with product MATRKAMVAGNWKMNGSLELVEQLSDAINNVKSSEVNIVLFPPFPLISAMIASGVTTGTQTVSENTPGAFTGEVDAQLVKQLGAKYVLVGHSERRSIYKESNDTVAAKFARAQQVGLTPILCVGESEIEQENGQTEQVVAAQIDAVINKLGVAALKESVIAYEPVWAIGTGKTASPEQAQSVHKFIRDKIASLDSDLAQGLTILYGGSVNEKNSELLFAQTDIDGGLIGGASLKAESFTAICNSAKGTV from the coding sequence ATGGCAACACGCAAGGCGATGGTCGCAGGCAATTGGAAAATGAATGGTTCATTAGAACTCGTTGAGCAACTGTCTGATGCTATTAACAATGTTAAATCTTCTGAAGTAAACATTGTTTTATTTCCTCCGTTTCCACTGATATCAGCAATGATTGCAAGTGGTGTAACTACTGGGACACAAACAGTTTCAGAGAATACGCCAGGTGCCTTTACTGGTGAAGTAGATGCCCAGTTGGTAAAACAGCTAGGTGCAAAATATGTACTGGTCGGTCATTCAGAGCGCCGCAGTATATACAAAGAAAGCAACGATACCGTAGCCGCAAAATTTGCTCGCGCCCAACAAGTAGGTTTAACACCTATATTATGCGTCGGAGAGAGTGAAATAGAGCAAGAAAACGGTCAAACAGAACAGGTAGTTGCTGCGCAGATTGACGCAGTAATTAATAAATTAGGTGTAGCAGCACTGAAAGAATCTGTGATAGCATATGAGCCCGTTTGGGCTATAGGCACAGGTAAGACTGCATCGCCTGAACAGGCGCAAAGTGTTCACAAATTTATCCGTGACAAAATTGCTTCACTAGACAGCGATTTAGCACAAGGGCTAACCATCTTATATGGTGGTAGCGTAAATGAAAAAAATAGCGAATTATTATTTGCACAAACAGATATAGACGGCGGCCTAATTGGTGGCGCAAGTCTAAAAGCAGAATCATTTACTGCTATCTGCAATAGTGCAAAAGGGACCGTATAA
- a CDS encoding phosphate ABC transporter substrate-binding protein, with the protein MKKLILASMLTLCSTAAFAEVAVIVNPANANAVSQDDIKKIYLGKSKSFADGTKVNPVNQNGTAVADEFNDKLVGKSGSQLNAYWSKLVFTGKGTPPGKLDNDQAVIDFVAANTDAIGYIDSAKASDKVKVVGKY; encoded by the coding sequence ATGAAGAAATTAATTTTAGCCAGTATGCTAACACTATGTAGTACTGCAGCATTTGCTGAAGTTGCAGTAATCGTTAACCCAGCGAATGCCAATGCAGTAAGCCAAGACGATATTAAAAAAATATACCTTGGCAAGAGCAAATCGTTTGCTGATGGCACCAAAGTAAACCCTGTTAACCAAAATGGTACTGCGGTAGCTGATGAATTTAACGACAAGCTTGTTGGTAAGTCAGGCAGCCAGTTAAATGCTTATTGGTCAAAGCTGGTTTTTACTGGTAAAGGCACACCTCCAGGTAAACTGGATAATGACCAAGCCGTGATTGATTTTGTAGCTGCTAATACAGATGCGATTGGCTATATTGATAGCGCTAAAGCAAGTGATAAAGTCAAAGTAGTAGGCAAGTATTAA